From Oryza sativa Japonica Group chromosome 4, ASM3414082v1, one genomic window encodes:
- the LOC107275762 gene encoding LOW QUALITY PROTEIN: tau-cadinol synthase (The sequence of the model RefSeq protein was modified relative to this genomic sequence to represent the inferred CDS: substituted 1 base at 1 genomic stop codon) codes for MVSRDSAVHEEVLGFEPSVWGDFFINYEPQPLQALPHCYFPYMHCPCILINAMLTNCSDESILNFKQRSETCMQERAEKLKGDIRTLFGTCNDISARMNLVDSIQHLGIVHLFQEQIEDALMSIHESEFTSSSLYEVALRFRLLREHGFWVPPDAFNKFKGDDGRFRNEIANDPRGLLSLYNAAHLLIHGEPELEEAITFAREHLKLMSQDNVLNPPLACQVRRALTLPLPRTFKRVETICYMLEYQLEEGNIPILLDLARLDFNLLQHIHLKELKAISEWWKDLYGYMGLSYIRDRTIEGYTWSYMMFYEEGFAFTRMFVAKLIALVTVMDDTYDAHATIEECHXLNTAIQRWDKSAISILPEYLKKYYSKLLINFKEFQDQFQKQSTYYLQEAEWSNQKYKPGFKDQVVLSTKSSAVQLLCVAAMVGWGGTMTTEAFEWVASGNAAVIACAKIGRFMNDIAAFKVHICHYFCISILVVCYEINNLRGKNKRDVASSVECYMNENGVTSEAAFAKINALVEDEWRSTNQTRLEHRTLLPMVQRIVNFTVSMALFYDDKKDAYTFGTLLREIVESLFVKPVPI; via the exons ATGGTGTCGAGAGACAGTGCTGTCCATGAGGAGGTACTCGGCTTTGAGCCCTCTGTGTGGGGCGACTTCTTTATCAACTATGAACCACAACCATTACAGGCATTACCACACTGTTATTTCCCATATATGCATTGCCCTTGCATTCTGATTAATGCGATGCTAACTAACTGTTCTGATGAATCTATACTTAATTTCAAGCAGAGATCAGAGACATGTATGCAGGAGAGGGCCGAGAAGTTGAAAGGGGACATCCGGACATTGTTTGGGACCTGCAATGACATTTCGGCGAGGATGAACTTAGTGGATTCCATTCAACATCTTGGAATCGTTCACCTCTTCCAAGAGCAGATAGAAGATGCTCTAATGAGCATCCATGAGAGTGAATTCACAAGCTCTAGTCTCTATGAGGTTGCTCTTCGGTTTCGCCTGCTTAGGGAGCATGGGTTTTGGGTGCCTCCAG ATGCATTCAACAaatttaagggagatgatgggAGGTTTCGAAATGAGATAGCGAATGACCCAAGGGGGCTACTAAGTTTATACAACGCGGCTCACCTCCTCATTCATGGCGAGCCAGAGCTTGAAGAAGCAATCACTTTCGCACGGGAGCACCTTAAATTGATGAGTCAAGACAATGTTCTCAACCCTCCTTTAGCTTGCCAAGTCAGGCGTGCACTTACCTTACCACTGCCAAGGACTTTCAAGAGAGTTGAGACTATTTGCTACATGTTGGAGTACCAACTAGAGGAAGGAAATATCCCAATTCTTCTTGATCTCGCAAGGCTGGATTTTAACCTCCTGCAACATATTCACTTGAAAGAACTCAAAGCAATTTCTGA ATGGTGGAAAGATCTTTATGGATACATGGGGCTAAGTTACATTAGGGATCGTACAATAGAGGGGTACACTTGGTCCTACATGATGTTCTATGAGGAAGGCTTTGCATTCACGAGAATGTTTGTTGCCAAATTAATTGCACTGGTTACTGTGATGGATGATACATATGATGCTCATGCCACCATCGAGGAATGCCACTAGCTTAACACAGCGATACAAAG ATGGGACAAGAGTGCTATTTCTATTCTGCCGGAGTACCTCAAAAAGTATTATAGTAAATTGCTGATCAACTTTAAGGAGTTTCAGGATCAA TTTCAAAAGCAGTCCACTTATTATCTGCAAGAAGCTGAATGGTCGAACCAGAAATACAAGCCTGGCTTCAAAGACCAGGTGGTTTTGTCTACCAAATCCTCAGCTGTGCAATTATTGTGTGTGGCTGCTATGGTTGGCTGGGGTGGGACAATGACGACAGAAGCATTCGAGTGGGTAGCTAGTGGCAACGCTGCAGTCATAGCATGTGCTAAGATTGGGCGTTTCATGAATGATATTGCTGCATTTAAGGTACATATATGTCACTACTTTTGCATTTCTATTTTAGTTGTGTGTTATGAAATCAATAACCTC CGTGGAAAGAATAAGAGAGATGTCGCGAGCTCCGTAGAGTGCTACATGAATGAGAATGGGGTCACAAGTGAGGCTGCCTTTGCGAAGATTAATGCACTAGTCGAAGACGAATGGAGATCCACGAACCAGACCCGACTTGAGCATCGTACACTGCTACCCATGGTGCAGCGAATTGTGAACTTTACCGTTTCCATGGCACTCTTCTACGATGACAAGAAGGATGCATACACATTTGGCACACTTCTTAGGGAGATCGTTGAGTCTCTCTTTGTCAAGCCTGTTCCCATCTAG